Proteins encoded by one window of bacterium:
- a CDS encoding T9SS type A sorting domain-containing protein has translation MLISFLVVFASSMALANQVTIESKALPRCFNSASNVTAIVSADSVSAIEIVVVVDGNLTLPLPGSIFTFDAGFTALTDRVVDDTSGVDGVMPDTIRIAAMLLTPSAGALAQGNHVVGRINYRTNDVCSGSGTLQGGVFDYPIPATVTTQFVDAATSSILPVVVNNGTVTITNLSPTIAAIPNGTLFWGQTFVATASGTDPDMANGCETLTYAKVAGPAAMTVNPATGAISWLTTGADVCTHNVTISITDKCGAAAQTSFTICVQNNAPVITCPASPIMVVLGDPANGDVNATDADSGPKPLIYSVVSFNGPGTVTMNPATGVFSWPTVNDDISYLGSFTLVVMVTDSANTCSPCSPSNADTCSVTINVNWGKVVIEKIHNQIQGQYAEVDIVLGTNYPIGGFDLLIKYDNSALTLSEVLPGGFITDCGWEYFTYRFGANGNCAGGCPSGLVRIVSIAETNNGNNHPDCFTNYPPPPGIDSVIASLKFLVTNDRTLECQYTPVEFFWIDCGDNGLSSVDGDSLLISRYVYGYGGGDPYFHIEETAGIEFPTTQGAQEECDLFTPGKPSTWRVIDFFNGGVDIVCADSIDARGDINLNNFSNEIADAVLFSRYFIYGLPVFTINQAGQIAATDVNADGLTLTVADLVYLIRVVVGDEAPYDKVAAVSANYSFDNGALSIDGVDLGAAFVVVAGEVTPVLHADNVGMQYAFDGTNTRILVSPIMDETVTNITGFSGTFLTGLNGSIVSIEMATVLGQPVSGKIIPKNFGLAQNYPNPFNPATTIEFALPVASNYTLTVYNVTGQVVKTFEGTEEAGMHQVIWNANEASSGVYFYKLNAGTFSSTKKMVLLK, from the coding sequence ATGCTGATCTCCTTTTTAGTGGTATTCGCTTCGTCTATGGCGCTCGCGAACCAGGTGACAATCGAATCCAAAGCGCTCCCGCGGTGTTTCAACTCCGCGTCGAACGTGACGGCGATTGTTTCAGCTGATTCCGTTAGCGCGATAGAGATCGTGGTTGTGGTTGATGGCAACCTCACGTTACCGCTTCCAGGAAGCATTTTCACCTTCGACGCTGGTTTCACGGCTTTGACCGACCGCGTTGTGGATGATACTTCCGGCGTTGACGGGGTTATGCCCGACACGATTCGAATTGCCGCTATGTTGCTCACTCCGAGCGCTGGAGCGTTAGCACAAGGAAATCATGTTGTCGGCCGGATAAACTATAGAACCAATGACGTCTGCTCAGGTTCTGGTACCCTTCAGGGCGGCGTTTTCGACTATCCGATCCCGGCAACTGTTACGACTCAGTTTGTTGATGCCGCCACCTCCTCCATTCTTCCGGTTGTCGTGAACAATGGAACGGTGACGATCACGAACCTCAGCCCGACCATCGCAGCGATCCCGAACGGGACTCTGTTCTGGGGCCAGACCTTTGTGGCGACGGCTTCCGGTACCGATCCTGACATGGCGAACGGTTGCGAGACCTTGACCTATGCCAAGGTTGCCGGTCCGGCTGCTATGACGGTCAATCCTGCCACTGGCGCCATTTCCTGGTTGACCACTGGAGCCGATGTCTGCACCCATAACGTGACCATTTCGATCACGGATAAGTGCGGCGCCGCTGCCCAGACGTCATTCACGATCTGTGTCCAGAACAACGCACCTGTCATCACCTGCCCCGCCAGCCCGATTATGGTCGTGCTCGGCGATCCGGCGAACGGTGATGTCAATGCGACCGATGCCGATTCCGGTCCGAAGCCGCTTATCTATAGCGTAGTGAGCTTCAATGGCCCGGGCACGGTGACGATGAACCCGGCGACTGGCGTATTCAGCTGGCCGACCGTAAACGATGACATCAGCTATCTCGGTTCCTTCACGCTCGTCGTGATGGTCACCGATAGCGCCAACACCTGCTCGCCTTGCAGCCCCTCCAACGCTGACACGTGCTCCGTCACGATCAACGTCAACTGGGGTAAGGTCGTGATCGAAAAGATCCACAACCAGATCCAGGGTCAGTACGCAGAAGTTGACATCGTCCTCGGCACCAACTACCCGATCGGCGGTTTTGACCTTCTGATCAAGTATGATAATTCTGCCTTGACGCTTTCCGAAGTGCTCCCGGGCGGCTTTATCACTGATTGCGGATGGGAATACTTCACCTATCGTTTCGGCGCGAATGGCAACTGCGCTGGTGGATGCCCGAGCGGACTCGTCCGTATCGTCTCCATCGCCGAGACCAACAATGGTAACAACCATCCGGATTGCTTCACCAACTATCCGCCGCCTCCGGGGATCGACAGCGTTATCGCTTCTCTGAAGTTCCTGGTCACCAACGACCGGACTCTGGAATGCCAGTACACGCCTGTTGAATTCTTCTGGATCGACTGCGGTGACAACGGTCTGTCGTCGGTCGACGGTGACTCGCTGCTCATTTCCCGTTACGTGTACGGGTACGGCGGCGGCGACCCGTACTTCCACATCGAAGAGACTGCTGGTATCGAATTCCCGACCACCCAGGGCGCCCAGGAAGAGTGCGATCTGTTCACTCCTGGCAAGCCGTCCACGTGGCGTGTAATCGACTTCTTCAACGGTGGTGTTGACATCGTTTGCGCCGACTCGATCGACGCTCGCGGCGACATCAACCTCAACAATTTCTCCAACGAAATTGCTGACGCCGTTCTGTTCTCTCGTTACTTCATCTACGGTCTGCCGGTCTTCACGATCAATCAGGCCGGTCAGATTGCGGCTACCGACGTGAACGCTGATGGATTGACCTTGACCGTCGCTGACCTCGTCTACCTGATCCGTGTGGTCGTGGGTGACGAAGCTCCGTATGACAAGGTTGCCGCTGTCAGCGCCAACTACAGCTTCGATAACGGTGCTCTCTCGATCGACGGTGTCGATCTTGGCGCCGCGTTCGTCGTGGTGGCTGGTGAAGTGACGCCGGTTCTGCACGCCGACAACGTTGGCATGCAGTATGCCTTCGACGGCACGAACACTCGTATCCTGGTCTCACCGATCATGGACGAGACCGTTACCAATATCACCGGCTTCTCGGGCACGTTCCTGACCGGTCTCAATGGTAGCATCGTGTCGATCGAAATGGCCACTGTCCTCGGACAGCCGGTCTCTGGCAAGATCATTCCGAAGAACTTCGGCTTGGCCCAGAACTATCCGAACCCGTTCAACCCGGCTACCACTATTGAGTTCGCTCTGCCGGTCGCTAGCAACTACACCCTGACGGTTTATAACGTCACGGGTCAGGTTGTGAAGACCTTCGAAGGAACTGAAGAAGCTGGTATGCACCAGGTGATCTGGAATGCTAATGAAGCCTCCTCTGGCGTCTACTTCTACAAGTTGAATGCCGGAACCTTCAGCAGCACAAAGAAGATGGTACTGCTCAAGTAA
- the lspA gene encoding signal peptidase II, whose protein sequence is MPASVSTASPAKRKRKLAKPSSSLLIWGAVIILVVAAVDQVTKFWAVDALTGQPSLTVIGEFFKLTLVYNEGGAMGTSFGSSTWYLVIALFIVPILLYYLYLYRGIASFAIPLSFICGGAIGNLIDRIRIGKVVDFLDVDFFNIDLLGLQIDRWWTFNIADAAISCALVFLLFKVLFHKPPQLPAEETSSPASHSL, encoded by the coding sequence ATGCCCGCCTCTGTATCGACTGCAAGTCCCGCGAAGAGGAAGCGAAAACTGGCAAAGCCTAGTTCGTCACTGCTGATCTGGGGAGCGGTCATTATTCTGGTAGTGGCCGCCGTCGATCAGGTAACCAAATTCTGGGCGGTCGATGCCCTGACCGGCCAGCCCTCCCTCACCGTCATCGGTGAGTTCTTCAAACTGACTCTGGTTTACAACGAGGGTGGGGCTATGGGGACCAGTTTCGGTTCCTCCACCTGGTATCTGGTGATCGCCCTGTTCATTGTCCCGATCCTGCTGTATTACCTCTATCTCTATCGCGGCATCGCTTCATTCGCTATTCCGCTTTCCTTCATCTGCGGTGGAGCGATCGGCAATCTTATCGATCGGATCCGGATCGGCAAGGTGGTCGATTTTCTGGATGTTGATTTCTTCAATATCGATCTGCTCGGTTTGCAGATCGACCGCTGGTGGACATTCAACATAGCCGATGCGGCAATTAGTTGCGCGCTGGTCTTCCTGCTGTTCAAGGTGCTTTTCCACAAGCCGCCACAGCTTCCTGCGGAAGAGACCTCCTCCCCTGCTTCCCATTCACTTTAA
- a CDS encoding sigma-54-dependent Fis family transcriptional regulator yields MARILVVDDEPKMTSLVCGELEDAGHTVTTSTKPSEAVSLLERHSFDIVITDLSMPEISGMVILEKALEKQGTEVVMMTAFGTVESAVAAMKKGASDYLLKPFSLDELTLIVGKLVDKQRLTSLNRHYQDEERTAMADSLIGSSPATEKIRKLISQVAPTETTVLLTGRSGTGKELAARMIHDLSPRQAKPFIAVNCAAITETLLESELFGHEKGAFTGAVARKRGRFELAEGGTIFLDEIGEMSAQMQSKLLRVIEERQLVRVGGVDTVPVDVRIVAATNRILKDDIRSGAFREDLYFRLAVFPILMPSLAERGDDVLQLATYFLERQRYRFSQLDAPVADMLRRYDWPGNIRELRNVLERATILAGGEPLTVEDFALETEDAPLTPHHSPSPGSGLEDTERTMIQNALQAAGGNKTEAAKLLKITRRRLYSRMKAHDIPW; encoded by the coding sequence ATGGCTCGAATACTTGTTGTCGATGACGAACCGAAAATGACCTCACTGGTCTGCGGCGAACTGGAGGATGCGGGGCATACCGTCACGACCTCCACCAAGCCATCCGAGGCAGTCTCGCTGCTGGAACGTCACTCGTTCGATATTGTCATTACCGACCTTTCCATGCCGGAGATCTCCGGGATGGTGATCCTCGAGAAAGCGCTGGAAAAGCAGGGGACAGAGGTGGTGATGATGACCGCGTTCGGAACGGTCGAAAGCGCGGTTGCGGCGATGAAAAAGGGAGCCTCCGATTACCTGCTCAAGCCGTTTTCTCTGGATGAACTGACCCTGATAGTGGGAAAACTGGTCGACAAACAGCGGCTGACCTCGCTTAACCGTCATTACCAGGACGAGGAACGGACCGCGATGGCCGACAGCCTGATCGGCTCCTCCCCTGCCACCGAGAAGATCCGGAAGCTGATCTCGCAGGTCGCCCCAACCGAAACCACCGTTCTGTTGACCGGACGGTCCGGTACCGGCAAAGAGCTCGCGGCCCGGATGATTCATGACCTCTCCCCCCGCCAGGCGAAACCATTTATAGCGGTCAATTGCGCCGCTATCACCGAGACCCTTTTGGAGTCTGAGCTGTTCGGCCACGAAAAGGGAGCATTCACCGGCGCGGTCGCCCGGAAACGGGGACGGTTTGAACTGGCCGAGGGAGGGACTATCTTCCTCGATGAGATCGGGGAGATGTCGGCGCAGATGCAGTCGAAACTGCTTCGGGTGATCGAAGAGCGCCAATTGGTCAGGGTCGGCGGAGTTGATACGGTGCCGGTCGATGTCCGGATCGTGGCGGCAACCAACCGGATCCTGAAAGATGATATCCGCTCCGGAGCGTTCCGGGAGGACCTCTATTTCCGGCTGGCGGTTTTCCCGATCCTGATGCCGTCGCTGGCCGAGCGGGGAGATGACGTGCTCCAGCTCGCCACCTATTTCCTGGAGCGCCAGCGCTACCGGTTTTCGCAGCTTGATGCTCCCGTGGCAGACATGCTCCGGCGATATGACTGGCCGGGGAATATCCGGGAGCTCCGCAATGTTCTGGAGCGTGCCACCATCCTCGCCGGCGGCGAGCCGCTCACGGTGGAGGATTTTGCGCTGGAGACCGAGGATGCTCCGTTGACGCCGCACCACTCCCCCAGCCCTGGCTCCGGACTCGAGGATACCGAACGCACCATGATCCAAAATGCGCTGCAAGCGGCCGGCGGCAACAAAACGGAGGCCGCCAAACTGCTCAAGATCACCCGTCGACGGCTCTATAGCCGGATGAAAGCCCATGATATTCCATGGTAA
- a CDS encoding PaaI family thioesterase: MGQFEPRRPDFEAAVRDLNSRMPFSTFLGIELDRIEPGRVLGRMPRRLDLMQQHGALHAGAVIGLVDQMAGLAAYSLMSPGQEILSVNFSVQLLRPADADPIFAEGWVIKPGERLSFTGGRVYGMQGGVEREFANVLITMAIR, encoded by the coding sequence ATGGGGCAGTTTGAACCGCGGCGGCCCGATTTCGAGGCGGCGGTCCGTGACCTGAACAGCCGGATGCCGTTTTCGACATTCCTGGGGATCGAGCTCGACCGGATTGAGCCGGGGCGAGTGCTCGGGCGAATGCCGCGACGTCTTGATCTGATGCAGCAACATGGCGCGTTGCATGCCGGCGCGGTGATTGGATTGGTCGATCAGATGGCCGGGCTGGCGGCGTACAGCCTGATGTCCCCCGGTCAGGAGATCCTCTCGGTCAACTTCTCGGTGCAGTTGCTCAGACCGGCCGATGCCGACCCGATCTTTGCCGAGGGGTGGGTAATCAAGCCGGGGGAGAGGCTCAGTTTTACCGGGGGGAGAGTATACGGGATGCAGGGTGGGGTGGAGCGCGAATTTGCGAACGTCTTGATTACTATGGCGATACGGTAG
- a CDS encoding TraR/DksA C4-type zinc finger protein produces MALKEADLKKYEQLLLAKKRDLLEELGIIQDTHIGTSIKEATGDLSSYSYHMADQGTETMDREMAFMMASKQGRLIYHIDEALRRIKDGTYGVCQSCNKNIGVARLEAVPHARLCIDCKSREEEAKTGKA; encoded by the coding sequence ATGGCTCTGAAAGAAGCGGATCTCAAAAAGTACGAACAGTTGTTGCTCGCCAAAAAGCGCGACTTGCTCGAAGAGCTGGGGATCATCCAGGATACCCATATCGGCACCTCGATCAAAGAAGCCACCGGAGACCTCTCCTCGTACTCCTATCATATGGCCGACCAGGGGACCGAAACCATGGACCGCGAAATGGCGTTCATGATGGCCTCCAAGCAGGGACGTCTGATCTATCATATCGATGAAGCCTTGCGTCGTATCAAGGACGGCACTTACGGTGTTTGCCAGAGCTGCAATAAAAACATCGGTGTGGCTCGCCTTGAAGCGGTCCCGCATGCCCGCCTCTGTATCGACTGCAAGTCCCGCGAAGAGGAAGCGAAAACTGGCAAAGCCTAG
- a CDS encoding chromate resistance protein produces MKWITRSHVHVDRVACPWLITRFIDSEAEFLFVPKSKVLERAESEGAIPFDAPGAKLHHRDDLCTFDVIIKDYELTDKALLRMAKIINAADTDRLEADPLAAGFEAIAVGYSVRFPDDNENIARQFEVYDAMYAWCRLEVAKKG; encoded by the coding sequence ATGAAATGGATCACCCGCTCACATGTTCATGTCGACCGCGTCGCCTGTCCCTGGCTCATCACCCGATTTATCGACTCTGAAGCAGAGTTCCTGTTCGTCCCCAAAAGCAAAGTACTTGAGCGGGCCGAGTCCGAGGGTGCTATTCCGTTTGACGCGCCGGGCGCTAAACTGCACCATCGCGACGACCTTTGCACGTTCGATGTCATTATCAAGGATTACGAACTAACCGACAAGGCGCTGCTGCGCATGGCCAAGATCATCAATGCGGCGGATACAGATCGACTTGAAGCTGATCCGCTGGCCGCGGGTTTTGAGGCTATCGCGGTCGGGTATAGTGTGCGGTTTCCCGATGACAACGAGAACATCGCGCGGCAGTTTGAAGTATATGATGCGATGTATGCCTGGTGTCGGTTGGAGGTGGCGAAAAAGGGGTGA
- a CDS encoding HAMP domain-containing histidine kinase: MNGPYIDSLFYAMTPRAIVTPTYQTGSLYLKTAFAPLLGEDSSVMAVVGVEANVDYFEDLASLRQNLLYATAVSTVGGLILGLLFLALQQRLNRAEQQLFLGETHAYLGRMVAVVSHELKNPLMIIRGSAERLRKKTGAEEATYILEETDRLNNIVSGYLAFAKADGPLLVGESTESFDLAELLNSAAKHLGERFADQQITWTEPLPATELAVTGYRRSLRQVILNLMVNGVEGCLAAGKPVAMAMALTGTARNTVEIKITNFGVELSDKEIQKIFTPFHTTKQTGSGLGLYISRKLIEEMGGKLTLTSSIGSGAVTALIELPKQAK; encoded by the coding sequence TTGAACGGCCCGTATATCGACTCCCTCTTTTATGCAATGACTCCACGGGCGATCGTGACACCAACCTATCAGACCGGGAGCCTCTATCTTAAGACGGCTTTCGCCCCGCTTTTGGGAGAGGATTCATCGGTCATGGCTGTTGTGGGAGTCGAAGCCAATGTCGACTATTTTGAGGACCTCGCTTCGCTTCGCCAAAATCTGTTGTATGCGACCGCGGTCTCCACGGTGGGTGGGCTGATCCTCGGGCTCCTCTTCCTGGCACTTCAACAGCGACTCAACCGCGCCGAGCAGCAGCTTTTCCTCGGCGAGACCCATGCCTATCTTGGACGGATGGTGGCGGTCGTGTCGCACGAACTGAAAAACCCGCTGATGATCATCCGTGGCTCCGCCGAACGTCTCCGCAAAAAGACCGGCGCCGAGGAAGCGACATACATTCTCGAAGAGACCGACCGGCTGAATAATATCGTTTCCGGTTATCTTGCGTTTGCCAAGGCGGATGGTCCGCTTTTGGTCGGAGAGAGTACCGAGTCATTCGATCTGGCGGAACTTCTCAACTCGGCCGCAAAACATCTTGGAGAACGATTCGCCGACCAGCAGATTACCTGGACAGAGCCGCTCCCCGCGACTGAGCTAGCAGTCACCGGTTATCGACGGTCGCTCCGGCAGGTGATTCTCAATCTGATGGTGAATGGCGTGGAGGGATGTCTCGCCGCCGGAAAGCCGGTTGCCATGGCGATGGCTCTGACCGGAACCGCGAGAAACACGGTTGAGATCAAGATCACCAATTTTGGGGTTGAGCTTTCGGATAAGGAAATCCAAAAAATATTCACGCCGTTCCATACGACCAAACAGACCGGCTCAGGGTTGGGATTGTATATCAGTCGTAAATTGATCGAGGAGATGGGAGGGAAACTGACCCTCACCAGCTCCATCGGCTCCGGCGCGGTGACCGCGCTCATTGAACTACCCAAACAGGCAAAGTAG